The following are encoded together in the Notolabrus celidotus isolate fNotCel1 chromosome 9, fNotCel1.pri, whole genome shotgun sequence genome:
- the ccl19a.2 gene encoding C-C motif chemokine 19a.2, with amino-acid sequence MASRVAALLLLGVICVSFTAAEVPIDCCLETSSNRFPLQIVASHSIQEAGKGCDIGATVIITKVGRILCISHPSELSWVQNYIKYLNRQKKQA; translated from the exons ATGGCCTCTCGAGTTGCAGCCCTGCTCCTGCTTGGAGTCATCTGTGTTAGTTTCACAGCAG CTGAGGTTCCAATCGACTGCTGTCTGGAAACCTCTTCAAACCGCTTTCCTCTGCAAATTGTTGCAAGCCACTCCATCCAGGAGGCCGGGAAGGGATGTGACATCGGAGCTACAGT GATCATCACAAAGGTTGGACGCATCCTGTGCATCTCCCACCCCAGTGAGCTTTCATGGGTGCAAAATTACATCAAATATCTGAACAGGCAAAAAAAACAG GCGTAG
- the ccl19a.1 gene encoding C-C motif chemokine 19a.1 translates to MAPWGDAKLIFCFLFISCCCTVTLAEVPVDCCLDITDRTIHKSAVADFRKQYSGQGCSLDATILVTRNGFELCAPANEHWVQEVEKHVVSLKKHCKRVNYKSKRCVGVRPVKK, encoded by the exons ATGGCTCCGTGGGGTGATGCCAAGCTCATTTTCTGcttcctcttcatcagctgctgctgcacag tgACCTTAGCAGAAGTTCCTGTCGACTGCTGCTTGGACATCACCGACAGGACCATCCATAAATCTGCTGTCGCTGATTTCCGCAAGCAGTACAGCGGACAGGGCTGCTCTCTGGACGCCACCAT TTTGGTGACCAGGAATGGCTTCGAGCTCTGCGCGCCGGCTAACGAACACTGGGTCCAAGAAGTGGAGAAGCACGTGGTGTCTCTGAAGAAACACTGCAAGAGAGTCAACTACAAG AGCAAGCGCTGCGTTGGAGTGAGGCCTGTGAAAAAGTGA